A portion of the Gemmatimonas sp. UBA7669 genome contains these proteins:
- a CDS encoding DUF456 domain-containing protein has product MLALLLLTLGLLVGLVLVPLGLPGLWIMLGSVLAYWMAVPDGSVGLITLLVASALVVVAEVLEFTIAGRYARKYGGSRRAGWGAMLGGVLGAFVGVPVPVIGSLVGAFAGAFAGAFVAELTVARAARGEPVQVATGALIGRVVAAATKVAFGVAIVALVLFAALVGRLNGMG; this is encoded by the coding sequence ATGCTTGCCCTGCTGCTGCTGACCTTGGGTCTCCTCGTGGGACTGGTGCTGGTGCCCCTCGGACTGCCGGGTCTCTGGATCATGCTTGGCAGCGTCCTCGCGTACTGGATGGCGGTGCCCGACGGCAGTGTGGGTCTGATCACGCTGCTGGTTGCTTCGGCCCTGGTGGTGGTGGCCGAGGTGCTGGAGTTCACCATTGCCGGTCGCTACGCCCGCAAGTACGGCGGCTCGCGCCGGGCGGGCTGGGGCGCCATGCTGGGCGGCGTGCTGGGCGCCTTTGTGGGGGTGCCCGTGCCGGTCATTGGCAGCCTCGTAGGCGCCTTTGCCGGGGCGTTTGCGGGCGCCTTTGTGGCCGAGCTTACGGTGGCGAGGGCGGCGCGTGGCGAACCGGTGCAGGTGGCCACGGGGGCGTTGATTGGCCGGGTCGTGGCGGCAGCCACCAAGGTGGCGTTTGGCGTGGCCATCGTGGCGTTGGTGCTGTTCGCTGCCCTTGTTGGGCGGCTGAACGGCATGGGCTGA
- a CDS encoding PilT/PilU family type 4a pilus ATPase: MAIEKIIKAAVERGASDVHIKAGDVVRARIDGRLMALTKQSLSPEMTRAIALHLMATDADRATIDTLKDHDCSWATPGVGRFRVNIMRQRQAHSIVMRVIPEQVPTVQSLRLPPVLTRIAHTERGMILVTGVTGSGKSSTMAALVHEINSSYEKHILTLENPIEYLHSDLRSSVTQREVGIDTDSFRMGLRAALRQDPDVILIGEMRDAETIDTAMKAAETGHLLISTLHTPDAQSTIMRIVAMFPPEEQTVVRIRLAESLHAVVSQRLLPHKSGQGRVVAAEIMINSSTIRDLIADGNIAEIRDYMADGSQYGMQTFDQHLTELVNTDEISFETARSAATNPADFELGFRMGRTSASAATLGKQPAAPARPTGTGHQAQAAPGGATGTAAAGLAPLGANPLGTGNAMPPLATSPTGHGTVTSPSPLEGEVFGTGFETLFGG, translated from the coding sequence GTGGCGATTGAAAAAATCATCAAGGCAGCCGTCGAACGCGGCGCCTCCGACGTGCACATCAAGGCCGGCGACGTGGTGCGCGCGCGCATCGACGGCCGTCTGATGGCGCTCACGAAGCAGTCCCTGTCGCCGGAGATGACGCGCGCCATTGCGCTGCATCTCATGGCCACCGATGCCGATCGCGCCACGATCGACACGCTCAAGGACCACGACTGTTCCTGGGCCACGCCGGGTGTGGGCCGTTTCCGTGTGAACATCATGCGACAGCGGCAGGCGCACTCCATTGTCATGCGTGTGATTCCCGAGCAGGTGCCCACCGTGCAGTCCCTGCGATTGCCGCCTGTGCTCACGCGCATTGCGCACACCGAGCGCGGCATGATTCTCGTCACGGGTGTGACGGGCTCCGGCAAGTCGAGCACCATGGCGGCGCTCGTGCACGAGATCAATTCGAGCTACGAGAAGCACATCCTCACGCTCGAAAATCCCATCGAGTATCTGCACAGTGACCTGCGCAGCTCGGTGACGCAGCGTGAGGTGGGGATCGATACCGACAGCTTCCGCATGGGGCTCAGGGCCGCGCTGCGTCAGGATCCCGACGTCATCCTCATTGGCGAAATGCGCGATGCGGAAACCATCGACACCGCCATGAAGGCGGCGGAAACGGGTCACCTGCTCATCTCCACACTGCACACCCCCGACGCGCAGAGCACCATCATGCGTATCGTGGCCATGTTCCCGCCCGAGGAGCAGACCGTGGTGCGCATTCGTCTGGCGGAGTCGCTGCACGCCGTGGTGTCGCAGCGTCTGCTGCCGCACAAGAGTGGGCAGGGCCGGGTAGTGGCGGCAGAGATCATGATCAACTCGTCCACCATCCGTGACCTCATTGCCGACGGCAACATTGCCGAGATCCGCGACTACATGGCCGACGGATCGCAGTACGGCATGCAGACCTTTGACCAGCATCTCACGGAACTGGTCAACACGGACGAGATCTCATTCGAGACGGCGCGTTCGGCCGCCACCAATCCAGCGGACTTCGAACTCGGCTTCCGCATGGGGCGCACGAGCGCCTCGGCGGCCACGCTGGGCAAGCAGCCGGCCGCACCAGCGCGGCCCACGGGCACCGGCCATCAGGCGCAGGCTGCGCCCGGCGGCGCCACGGGGACAGCAGCGGCCGGGCTGGCGCCGCTTGGCGCCAATCCGCTGGGTACGGGCAATGCCATGCCGCCGTTGGCCACCAGTCCCACCGGTCACGGCACCGTGACCAGTCCGAGCCCGCTCGAGGGCGAAGTGTTCGGCACCGGGTTCGAGACACTCTTCGGCGGCTGA
- a CDS encoding dihydrodipicolinate synthase family protein, which translates to MANLSAAQLGGLMVPAVSTFTPSGDLDASAFRRNLDAHIALGMDGVLVGGSSGESALLDDADRQQLLGWARDAVPAGKWLIAGVGSESTRLTIARARDAKAAGADAVLVIAPHYFLKRMTEPALLAHFTAVAEASPIPVLLYNMPAYAHLVLSPALVHEMARHPNVIGMKDSAGNLPVLAQYLEAQGDGFKVLTGSGGSVVPALELGVSGAILAIALYAGRAVRTMVDTWRAGDREAAAAMQQTLTPLATDIAGAMGPAGIKAAMTLVGLDGGPPRSPLQPVHGDELATVRARLQAAGLI; encoded by the coding sequence ATGGCCAATCTCAGCGCAGCACAGCTCGGCGGGCTCATGGTGCCCGCCGTGTCCACGTTCACTCCGAGCGGAGATCTCGACGCTTCGGCATTCCGTCGCAATCTCGACGCGCATATCGCGCTGGGCATGGACGGCGTTCTGGTGGGAGGCAGCAGCGGCGAATCGGCCCTGCTGGATGACGCGGACCGTCAGCAGCTGCTGGGCTGGGCCCGCGACGCCGTACCGGCCGGCAAATGGCTCATTGCGGGAGTGGGCAGCGAAAGCACGCGGCTAACCATTGCCCGTGCCCGTGATGCCAAGGCGGCCGGAGCCGACGCGGTGCTGGTGATTGCGCCGCACTACTTCCTCAAGCGCATGACGGAGCCGGCGCTTCTGGCCCATTTCACGGCGGTGGCCGAAGCGAGCCCCATTCCCGTGCTGCTGTACAACATGCCGGCCTATGCGCATCTCGTGCTCAGTCCGGCTTTGGTGCACGAGATGGCCCGTCACCCCAACGTGATCGGCATGAAGGACAGTGCCGGCAACCTCCCGGTGCTGGCGCAGTATCTCGAAGCGCAGGGCGACGGCTTCAAGGTGCTCACGGGCAGTGGTGGGTCGGTGGTCCCGGCGCTGGAGCTTGGGGTGTCCGGTGCGATTCTGGCCATCGCGCTGTATGCCGGCCGTGCGGTGCGGACGATGGTGGACACCTGGCGCGCCGGTGACCGCGAGGCGGCGGCGGCCATGCAGCAGACCCTCACCCCGCTCGCGACTGATATTGCCGGGGCCATGGGGCCTGCTGGCATCAAGGCGGCCATGACCCTCGTGGGCCTCGATGGCGGGCCGCCACGTTCGCCGCTCCAGCCGGTGCACGGCGACGAGCTGGCCACCGTGCGCGCGCGGCTGCAGGCCGCTGGCCTGATCTGA
- a CDS encoding adenylosuccinate synthase: MFDSTTRTVVVVGAQWGDEGKGKLVDVLAEKADWVVRYQGGANAGHTVHIGDKSFVLHQIPSGILHPGVRCAIGNGVVMDPETLFTEVDELIADGVDVEGRLYVSERAHLVMPYHKLVDKASAASKAIGTTGRGIGPAYEDKVARRGVRVLDLRNAERLRELVTLGVERANAQLERSGSDLRASVDETLATLNALAPRLLGLSEDVGLCVHRAIKSGAAVLLEGAQGSLLDVDHGTYPFVTSSNTTVGGAAIGVGISPMSLNAALGVVKAYTTRVGNGPLPTELEEPLHSHVRTLGHEFGATTGRPRRCGWFDGVVVRYAARVNGLTGLAITKLDVLDTLEKLAVCTGYRVGDEVYTEFPADLALLEKAEPVYEWFPGWQQSTQDARKLEDLPANARAYLDRLEALCETPIAFVSVGTRRDQIISLKA, encoded by the coding sequence ATGTTCGATTCGACGACGCGCACCGTGGTGGTGGTGGGGGCGCAGTGGGGCGACGAGGGCAAGGGCAAGCTGGTCGATGTCCTCGCCGAGAAAGCTGATTGGGTGGTGCGCTATCAGGGGGGCGCCAACGCCGGGCACACCGTGCACATCGGCGACAAGTCCTTCGTGCTGCACCAGATCCCGAGCGGCATCCTGCACCCCGGCGTGCGCTGCGCGATCGGCAATGGCGTGGTGATGGACCCGGAGACGCTGTTCACCGAGGTGGACGAACTCATCGCGGACGGCGTGGACGTCGAAGGGCGTCTCTATGTGAGCGAGCGCGCACACCTCGTCATGCCCTACCACAAGCTGGTGGACAAGGCGAGCGCGGCCAGCAAGGCCATTGGCACCACGGGCCGCGGTATTGGTCCGGCCTACGAAGACAAGGTGGCGCGCCGCGGCGTGCGTGTGCTCGACCTGCGCAATGCGGAACGATTGCGCGAGCTGGTGACGCTGGGCGTGGAGCGTGCCAATGCGCAGCTCGAGCGATCGGGCAGTGACCTGCGTGCCTCGGTCGACGAAACCCTTGCGACACTGAACGCGTTGGCTCCGCGCCTGCTTGGCCTGTCGGAAGACGTGGGCCTCTGTGTGCACCGCGCCATCAAGAGCGGTGCGGCGGTGCTGCTCGAAGGTGCGCAGGGCTCGCTGCTCGACGTGGACCACGGCACGTATCCGTTCGTGACCTCGAGCAACACCACTGTTGGTGGTGCCGCCATTGGCGTGGGCATTTCCCCCATGTCACTCAACGCAGCGCTTGGGGTGGTGAAGGCCTATACGACACGCGTGGGCAATGGCCCGCTGCCGACGGAGCTCGAAGAGCCGTTGCACAGTCATGTGCGAACTTTGGGGCACGAGTTTGGTGCCACCACGGGACGCCCGCGTCGCTGCGGCTGGTTTGATGGGGTCGTCGTGCGGTACGCGGCGCGTGTGAACGGACTCACCGGGCTTGCCATCACCAAGCTGGACGTGCTGGACACGCTCGAGAAGCTGGCTGTGTGCACGGGCTACCGCGTGGGCGACGAGGTGTACACGGAGTTCCCGGCGGACCTCGCGCTGCTCGAGAAGGCAGAGCCGGTGTACGAGTGGTTCCCGGGCTGGCAGCAGTCCACGCAGGACGCGCGCAAGCTCGAAGACCTGCCGGCCAACGCGCGCGCCTATCTCGACCGCCTGGAAGCGTTGTGCGAAACGCCCATTGCCTTCGTGAGCGTGGGCACGCGGCGCGATCAGATCATTTCGCTCAAGGCCTGA